The proteins below come from a single Nilaparvata lugens isolate BPH unplaced genomic scaffold, ASM1435652v1 scaffold7640, whole genome shotgun sequence genomic window:
- the LOC120356713 gene encoding myosin-IIIa-like, protein ERVAIKILENVSENIEEIEEEYLVLRDLSLHPNIPAFQGLFLRRGVLPEEDQLWFTMELCTGGSVTDLVQGLKKRGENLTEDQIAFIIRETVEALVYLHSNHCMHRDIKGHNILLTEEGNVKLVDFGVSSHLQATMGRRNTSVGTPYWMAPEVIACEQQLDSWYDARCDVWSLGITAIELAQGDPPLSDLHPMRALFQIPRNPPPLLERTDCPLLADFVAEVLVKDLELRPFAKELLSHPLLKRGAVS, encoded by the exons GTGAACGTGTTGCTATCAAAATACTGGAAAATGTATCGGAAAATATCGAGGAAATTGAGGAGGAGTACCTTGTTCTTCGAGACCTCAGTCTCCACCCCAACATCCCGGCTTTTCAAGGTCTTTTTCTCAGAAGAGGAGTACTTCCGGAGGAAGATCAGCTATGGTTCACCATGGAG TTATGCACTGGCGGATCAGTAACAGACCTCGTCCAGGGGTTGAAGAAGAGAGGGGAGAATTTGACTGAAGACCAAATAGCTTTTATTATTAGAGAAACGGTTGAG GCGCTGGTATATCTGCACAGCAACCACTGCATGCACCGAGACATCAAGGGCCACAACATATTGCTGACCGAGGAGGGGAATGTGAAGTTGGTAGACTTTGGGGTATCCTCTCACCTGCAGGCCACAATGGGCCGTCGCAACACCTCTGTCGGAACACCCTATTGGATGGCACCAGAG GTGATAGCCTGCGAACAACAACTAGACTCGTGGTACGACGCTCGCTGCGACGTCTGGTCACTTGGTATCACGGCAATCGAGCTGGCCCAGGGCGACCCCCCTCTTAGCGACCTGCACCCGATGCGTGCCCTCTTCCAGATCCCCCGCAACCCGCCCCCTCTCCTAGAGCGCACCGACTGCCCCCTCCTCGCTGACTTTGTGGCCGAGGTGCTAGTCAAGGATCTCGA